Proteins from a single region of Streptomyces glaucescens:
- a CDS encoding phosphopantetheine-binding protein: MSDTAAITTDEVKQRIRELLADLFGSDRFVSDVPDTVSLREAGLPSTALVSLLVAMEDAFGFEWDDDVEPEVLRSIESLAGHVVALRG; the protein is encoded by the coding sequence ATGTCTGACACGGCGGCGATCACGACGGACGAGGTCAAGCAGCGGATCAGGGAACTGCTGGCCGACCTGTTCGGCAGCGACCGGTTCGTCAGCGACGTGCCGGACACCGTCTCGCTGCGCGAGGCGGGGCTGCCCTCCACCGCGCTGGTGAGCCTGCTGGTGGCGATGGAGGACGCGTTCGGCTTCGAGTGGGACGACGACGTCGAGCCCGAGGTCCTGCGCTCGATCGAATCACTGGCGGGGCACGTCGTGGCACTGCGCGGCTGA
- a CDS encoding acetylxylan esterase, translated as MTDQLQAVREFILGRNPKLGQVPDDLDLIDSRAINSLAFVEFIFLLEELTGEPIDPEDVDLDDFRTLNAIEARFFKRKAAR; from the coding sequence ATGACCGATCAACTCCAGGCGGTCCGGGAGTTCATCCTCGGCCGCAACCCCAAGCTCGGGCAGGTGCCCGACGACCTGGACCTGATCGACAGCCGGGCCATCAACTCACTGGCCTTCGTCGAGTTCATCTTCCTGCTGGAGGAACTGACCGGCGAGCCGATCGATCCGGAAGACGTGGACCTGGACGACTTCCGCACCCTCAACGCGATCGAAGCCCGATTCTTCAAGCGGAAAGCGGCACGATGA
- a CDS encoding alpha/beta fold hydrolase: MSAAEALEQLDLQYPEDLPRVTTREGVELYYESRGEGPAITLLNNFFITSPLWRAFTQDLVRDFRVVSYDLANHGQSSKLDKEPTWEEHGADLIGLLDALGIESTYLVASSASTQLARDVALAHPDRVKGLVLAGPVFGLTGMRRHRQLNRAWLLTLKNHGMAALYGHIYPEVISGEMNEEGGTPGFLGFREAFLAMSTPEELANGLALVQEGDTSPELLSRIAAPTVIVLGDDDILLTPSRGHELAKLFGNGRCEIMTNAGHVPFLDDPETFQSIVRRFVEETEANV, encoded by the coding sequence ATGTCAGCCGCTGAAGCCCTGGAGCAACTCGACCTCCAGTACCCGGAGGACCTGCCGCGCGTCACGACCCGCGAGGGCGTCGAACTCTATTACGAGTCGCGCGGTGAGGGCCCGGCCATCACCCTCCTCAACAACTTCTTCATCACCAGCCCGCTCTGGCGCGCCTTCACCCAGGACCTGGTGCGCGACTTCCGGGTGGTGAGCTACGACCTGGCCAACCACGGCCAGTCCTCGAAGCTCGACAAGGAGCCCACCTGGGAGGAGCACGGGGCGGACCTGATCGGTCTGCTCGACGCGCTGGGCATCGAGTCGACCTACCTGGTCGCCAGCTCGGCCTCCACCCAGCTCGCCCGTGACGTGGCGCTGGCCCACCCGGACCGGGTCAAGGGCCTGGTGCTGGCGGGCCCGGTGTTCGGTCTCACCGGCATGCGGCGCCACCGGCAGCTCAACCGGGCGTGGCTGCTGACGCTGAAGAACCACGGCATGGCCGCCCTGTACGGCCACATCTACCCCGAGGTGATCAGCGGGGAGATGAACGAGGAGGGCGGCACCCCCGGCTTCCTGGGCTTCCGCGAGGCGTTCCTCGCGATGTCCACCCCGGAGGAGCTCGCCAACGGCCTGGCGCTCGTCCAGGAGGGCGACACCAGCCCCGAGCTGCTGTCGCGGATCGCCGCCCCGACGGTCATCGTGCTCGGCGACGACGACATCCTGCTCACCCCGTCGCGCGGCCACGAGCTGGCCAAGCTGTTCGGGAACGGCCGCTGCGAGATCATGACGAACGCCGGCCACGTGCCCTTCCTGGACGACCCCGAGACGTTCCAGTCGATCGTCCGCAGGTTCGTCGAGGAGACGGAAGCGAATGTCTGA
- a CDS encoding acyl carrier protein yields the protein MGEKKAMNRDIHEVVDELFRRRLQVPELNPDVPLVDYGLDSVRSIDLIVEMESEFDVHISDEQAAEMRTLRDVVDQVTASLTARAGQGGSDA from the coding sequence ATGGGGGAAAAGAAGGCAATGAATCGCGATATTCACGAGGTCGTCGATGAACTGTTCCGTCGCCGACTACAGGTACCCGAACTCAACCCCGATGTCCCGCTGGTGGACTACGGCCTCGACTCCGTGCGTTCCATCGATCTGATCGTCGAGATGGAATCCGAGTTCGACGTGCATATCTCGGACGAGCAGGCGGCCGAGATGCGGACACTGCGGGACGTGGTGGATCAGGTCACCGCGTCGCTGACGGCGCGGGCCGGGCAAGGAGGCAGTGACGCATGA
- a CDS encoding diiron oxygenase: MAVREIEPVHLNLDRLEQLAESGYYNPYTMFDWPDKIEPDMPWMSESLTTLAGTPMWDELTREQQLALTRYEAINFFSLNIHGIRELMSEVVMRIHEKTYANVSEFLHHFIGEENEHMWFFAQFCLRYGGKLYPAQPTLKADSVEHLSPVAREMIVFARILIFEEIVDYYNAHMATDQSLPPIAREINRVHHQDESRHVAFGRMIFTNLLGQVAKRDPDEVPVVAEYLENYLQYSIGTLYNPAAYRDAGIPDALSLRRRALEHPARVAAHDEVLKRTRKFLSKAGVGREIVK, encoded by the coding sequence ATGGCGGTACGTGAGATCGAGCCGGTTCACCTGAACCTCGACCGGCTGGAGCAGCTGGCGGAGTCCGGCTATTACAACCCGTACACGATGTTCGACTGGCCCGACAAGATCGAGCCGGACATGCCGTGGATGAGCGAGAGCCTGACCACGCTGGCGGGGACGCCGATGTGGGACGAGCTGACGCGAGAGCAGCAGCTGGCGCTGACCCGGTACGAGGCGATCAACTTCTTCAGTCTCAACATCCACGGGATCCGTGAGCTGATGAGCGAAGTGGTCATGCGCATCCACGAGAAGACGTACGCCAACGTCTCGGAGTTCCTGCACCACTTCATTGGTGAGGAAAACGAGCACATGTGGTTCTTCGCGCAGTTCTGCCTGCGGTACGGCGGCAAGCTGTACCCGGCGCAGCCGACGCTGAAGGCCGACTCGGTGGAGCACCTGTCGCCGGTGGCGCGCGAGATGATCGTGTTCGCGCGGATCCTGATCTTCGAGGAGATCGTCGACTACTACAACGCGCACATGGCGACCGACCAGTCGCTGCCGCCCATCGCGCGGGAGATCAACCGGGTCCACCACCAGGACGAGAGCCGGCACGTCGCGTTCGGCCGGATGATCTTCACGAACCTGCTCGGACAGGTGGCCAAGCGCGACCCCGACGAGGTTCCCGTGGTCGCCGAGTACCTGGAGAACTACCTCCAGTACAGCATCGGCACCCTCTACAACCCGGCCGCCTACCGCGACGCCGGTATCCCGGACGCGCTGTCGCTGCGGCGGCGGGCGCTGGAGCACCCCGCCCGCGTGGCGGCGCACGACGAGGTCCTGAAGCGGACCCGCAAGTTCCTGTCCAAGGCCGGCGTCGGTAGGGAAATCGTCAAATGA
- a CDS encoding 4'-phosphopantetheinyl transferase superfamily protein, whose amino-acid sequence MAVELVIPAGVAPGTTLATCPVPWPHGRAEQFAAGRRAAASALAAAGSADRIVPRDPDGRPRFPRGYAGSISHTDHLAVAVVAAGAEAVGVDIETAAIKPRTAAFVLRERERRTLLPPAGAYTPRELFAAKEAAFKALNGIGGLGDFLFWRIELDQSDGALTASYRGEPVPVWVRTEADLSFAVAIRR is encoded by the coding sequence GTGGCGGTCGAACTGGTGATTCCCGCGGGAGTCGCACCGGGGACAACGCTGGCCACCTGCCCGGTGCCGTGGCCGCACGGACGGGCCGAGCAGTTCGCGGCGGGCCGTCGCGCGGCCGCCTCGGCCCTGGCCGCGGCCGGGTCGGCCGACCGGATCGTGCCCCGCGATCCCGACGGCCGGCCGCGTTTCCCGCGGGGCTATGCGGGTTCCATCTCCCACACGGATCACCTGGCCGTCGCGGTGGTGGCGGCCGGCGCCGAAGCCGTCGGCGTCGACATCGAGACCGCGGCCATCAAACCCCGGACCGCCGCCTTCGTCCTGCGGGAGCGGGAGCGACGGACGCTGCTTCCGCCCGCCGGGGCGTACACCCCGCGGGAGCTGTTCGCCGCCAAGGAAGCGGCCTTCAAGGCCCTGAACGGCATCGGCGGACTGGGCGACTTCCTGTTCTGGCGGATCGAGCTCGACCAGTCCGACGGCGCGCTGACCGCGTCGTACCGAGGCGAACCGGTACCGGTGTGGGTTCGCACGGAGGCAGATCTTTCGTTCGCCGTGGCGATACGGCGTTGA
- a CDS encoding NAD(P)H-dependent flavin oxidoreductase, whose protein sequence is MRASLAQVLGLDVSLLQSGMGGVAGTELACAVSEAGAAGCAGGYKLVGAPLSAMLGRLAEGTERPVGVNLIPEVVGPDELDRQLAQVLDETPDRVHVSLFGLPDDAVLDRVVAAGRDLVVQVGTVEDGVRVAERGGVVVAQGTEAGGHLLGTSLRDELVTALRERLPDACLVASGGIGSPAEAARAVAAGADGVLLGTAFVVAHESRAHPRFKAAVTAADESDTVITDVYEIGWPGRRHRVLATPVTDDPGQPKKFIGKTVVEGKPYLVPRFSAAVPTDATSGRIEEMAMYCGMSCSALSDEISAADVVARFARVLPGAGVVQTEKGLESNVSR, encoded by the coding sequence ATGCGTGCCTCCCTGGCGCAGGTCCTCGGCCTGGATGTGAGCCTGCTGCAGTCGGGCATGGGCGGTGTCGCGGGCACCGAGCTGGCGTGCGCCGTGTCCGAGGCCGGCGCGGCGGGCTGTGCGGGCGGCTACAAGCTGGTCGGTGCCCCGCTGTCGGCCATGCTCGGCCGGCTGGCCGAGGGCACCGAGCGGCCCGTCGGCGTGAACCTGATCCCGGAGGTCGTCGGGCCGGACGAGCTGGACCGCCAGCTGGCCCAGGTCCTCGACGAGACGCCGGACCGCGTGCACGTGTCCCTCTTCGGCCTGCCCGACGACGCGGTGCTCGACCGGGTCGTCGCCGCGGGGCGGGACCTGGTCGTGCAGGTCGGGACCGTCGAGGACGGGGTGCGCGTCGCCGAGCGGGGCGGCGTGGTGGTGGCCCAGGGCACCGAGGCCGGCGGCCACCTGCTCGGCACCTCCCTCCGGGACGAGCTGGTCACCGCGCTGCGCGAGCGGCTGCCGGACGCCTGCCTGGTCGCCTCGGGCGGGATCGGCTCGCCCGCCGAGGCCGCCCGCGCCGTCGCCGCCGGAGCCGACGGCGTGCTGCTCGGTACGGCCTTCGTCGTCGCGCACGAGTCGCGGGCCCACCCGCGCTTCAAGGCGGCCGTGACCGCCGCCGACGAGTCCGACACCGTGATCACCGATGTGTACGAGATCGGGTGGCCGGGGCGGCGGCACCGCGTGCTGGCGACGCCCGTGACCGACGATCCGGGGCAGCCCAAGAAGTTCATCGGCAAGACCGTGGTCGAAGGAAAGCCGTATCTCGTGCCGCGCTTCAGCGCGGCCGTGCCCACCGACGCGACCAGCGGCCGGATCGAGGAGATGGCGATGTACTGCGGCATGTCCTGCAGCGCGCTCTCCGACGAGATATCGGCGGCCGACGTCGTCGCCCGGTTCGCACGGGTGCTCCCGGGCGCCGGAGTCGTACAGACCGAGAAAGGACTGGAAAGCAATGTCAGCCGCTGA
- a CDS encoding response regulator transcription factor — translation MGIDVLVFDDLHLSRSALTALLEQRDEIRVAASVDSNLAALEFAELHRPDVAIISFEGRDNETIEIAEKIASLPHCRTLLLATACTRSVVRRAFTGDIAGMVRRSASPRRLFEAIHLVHQGERVFDPELTVAAVANGDCPLTTRQLAVLEHLSRGDTVVEIAGQLCLSEGTVRNYLSSMVTKLGARNRIDALRIARDAHWI, via the coding sequence GTGGGAATCGATGTCTTGGTCTTCGACGACCTGCATTTGTCCCGATCCGCACTCACTGCACTGCTCGAACAGCGCGACGAGATCAGGGTCGCCGCTTCCGTGGACAGCAATCTCGCCGCCCTGGAGTTCGCCGAGTTACATCGCCCCGACGTGGCGATCATCAGCTTCGAAGGCCGAGACAACGAAACGATCGAAATCGCCGAGAAGATAGCGAGCCTGCCGCACTGCCGGACCCTGCTGCTCGCCACCGCGTGCACCCGCTCGGTCGTTCGCCGGGCCTTCACCGGAGACATCGCCGGCATGGTCCGGCGCAGTGCCTCACCCCGCCGTCTGTTCGAGGCCATTCACCTGGTCCACCAGGGCGAGCGGGTCTTCGACCCCGAGCTGACCGTCGCGGCCGTGGCCAACGGCGACTGCCCGCTGACGACACGGCAACTGGCGGTACTGGAACACCTCTCCCGCGGTGACACGGTCGTCGAGATCGCGGGCCAACTGTGCCTGTCCGAAGGAACCGTACGCAACTACCTTTCCTCCATGGTCACGAAGCTCGGCGCGCGCAACCGGATCGACGCCTTGCGCATCGCCCGGGACGCCCACTGGATCTGA
- a CDS encoding non-ribosomal peptide synthetase, translating into MRVEEYVAQLTALGVTLYEESGRLGYRAPRGTLTPERLAWLREHKEQVLAHLRERDTGPAVVPDPAADHEPFPLTDVQSAYLLGRGTAFDYGGVACHGYLEFALPDGDADAIEDAWNTLIRRHPMLRAVISPEGHQRVLPAVPRYAVRRHDLTGLPPAKERRGIEEIRDRMSHQVRQTDRWPLFEVRTTRTGRTLLLHLAIDLLICDYGSMRVLLAELRALCEGTAVPDPPRLTFRDYVLAARGVRDGVRYQRDRDYWWDRIDSLPPAPDLPLRTDAPDAPPRFRRHGTRLSPAQWAELNRRAAAAGVTASGALLQSFAEVVGRWSARPAFTLGLTLQNRLPLHEQVDRVIGDFSSTSLLAVDLAQGATLVDRTRAVQARLWDDMDHRLCSGVEVLRELARRRGRAEALMPVTFTSTVSGPGRDQARPLLPGGELVHGISQTPQVWIDCQVMEDGGGLLAHWDVREGVFPDGVAEDMFAAFAGLVRELAEGDAGWDAADPVRLPPAQRERLARANATQAPRALGPLHAEVVAQARRTPDRTAVLTPGRRLDYAELAGRAAGVAAVLTDAGTARGECVGIVMDKGWEQVVAVLGVLLAGGAYLPVDTTQPALRRDAMLADAGVRTVLTQSWLAAGLRLPDGIRTVPVDTTAPAAEAPARAAGGPDDLAYVIHTSGSTGTPKGVMISHAAARNTVDDVNSRFGVGAGDRVLALAQLGFDLSVYDIFGPLSVGGAVVLPDPARRGDPTHWADLIERFGVTVWNSVPAQMQMLHEYLRTQPAVDAGRLRLALLSGDWIPVTLPEAVRRRLPGLRVVALGGATEAAIWSIHHPVTTVSPGQGSIPYGRPLANQTVRVLDPLMRDCPERVTGELYIGGAGLALGYLGDAQRTEERFVRHPHSGERLYRTGDLGRRGPDGEIELLGRADAQVKLNGHRVEPAEVEAALRDHPAVHAAAAVVRGEGAARTLVGFAEPARTARPAPDAGLREAARRQAERAAGFDEARQGADVRALHEALEESALQSMLLLFQDRGLFTGARDGHTAQEIVEACGAAPRHRPLVRRWLAALTAYGRLVRDPGTGVHRRAAHVNEESRAAVHARIDALEPRVGWGAELIRFHRACEANLAALLGGELPLRDLLFPEGRLETAAAAYRDNLISRYNNAAVVEIVRRAARGLPGPLRLLEIGAGVGGTSAALIPELRDLSVDYRFTDVSPFFLNEAQEAYAEHPWVRFGLFDLNRDYRAQGYRPNSADVVLAANVLHNAVDAGEALRRLGELVAPGGWLVLVEATRDTCRAMTSMEFNDGLTGFTDERARDGAAFFTRSQWLDLLERAGAEPVVCLPEEGGALAEIGQGVLAARFKADRAPVRPAELHRHLTERLPAYMVPAELQVVDRIPLTANGKVDRRKLGEWTGAVAAGQRREGGAAPADDLERALAALWSQVLRVPAVGRDADFFALGGDSLLVAQLVGRMRERIPQAAGMTWDDLLRDVLNRPTVAALAARLRSARADGVPAGSGFASPLVELAAGPGDASGAAPLVLVHDGTGTVAPYRALVAELAGRLPVAGLVVDDLDSYLDTDPTTLIGRLADRYAEVLADRGHTRVHLVGYCMGGLLAAELAGRITAAGGEVTRLSVISSYRVPYLVEDDLLAEYIFARMMRADPVRLGYPRDESAIRALVAAVTEKHDGAVPPGSLTEPATALGPAAAGALRAFETLAARPREERLRAIGAAMPQEDARLGSPERLARIHRAVRHSLVAVASHRATPYRGDTMLLRQLGEAEIFPGMHRDMGTYWQRVCTGRLRLVDVPGDHFTCVRPPHAASVAALLADEDQDVRG; encoded by the coding sequence ATGCGTGTCGAGGAGTATGTGGCGCAGTTGACCGCCCTGGGTGTCACGCTGTACGAGGAGTCGGGCCGACTGGGCTACCGGGCCCCCCGGGGCACGCTGACCCCCGAGCGGCTCGCCTGGCTGCGGGAGCACAAGGAACAGGTGCTGGCCCACCTCCGGGAACGGGACACCGGCCCCGCCGTCGTGCCGGACCCCGCCGCGGACCACGAGCCCTTCCCGCTCACCGACGTCCAGTCGGCGTACCTGCTCGGCCGCGGCACCGCCTTCGACTACGGCGGGGTGGCCTGCCACGGCTACCTCGAGTTCGCGCTGCCCGACGGCGACGCGGACGCCATCGAGGACGCCTGGAACACGCTGATCCGGCGGCACCCCATGCTGCGGGCGGTGATCTCGCCCGAGGGGCACCAGCGGGTGCTGCCCGCCGTGCCCCGCTACGCGGTACGGCGGCACGACCTCACCGGACTTCCCCCGGCGAAGGAACGGCGGGGGATCGAGGAGATCCGCGACCGGATGTCGCACCAGGTGCGCCAGACGGACCGGTGGCCGCTGTTCGAGGTCCGCACGACCCGCACCGGCCGGACGCTGCTGCTGCACCTGGCCATCGACCTGCTGATCTGTGACTACGGCAGCATGCGCGTGCTGCTCGCCGAGCTGCGCGCGCTGTGCGAGGGCACCGCCGTCCCTGACCCGCCCCGGCTGACCTTCCGGGACTACGTCCTGGCGGCGCGCGGCGTGCGGGACGGAGTGCGCTACCAGCGGGACCGGGACTACTGGTGGGACCGGATCGACTCCCTGCCGCCGGCCCCGGACCTGCCCCTGCGCACGGACGCGCCGGACGCGCCGCCCCGCTTCCGGCGCCACGGCACGCGGCTGAGCCCGGCACAGTGGGCCGAGCTGAACCGGCGGGCGGCAGCGGCGGGGGTGACCGCCTCCGGCGCGCTGCTCCAGTCGTTCGCGGAGGTGGTGGGACGGTGGAGCGCCCGGCCCGCGTTCACGCTCGGCCTCACCCTCCAGAACCGGCTGCCGCTGCACGAACAGGTCGACCGCGTCATCGGGGACTTCAGCTCCACCAGCCTGCTCGCGGTCGACCTCGCGCAGGGCGCGACGCTGGTGGACCGCACCCGCGCGGTGCAGGCCCGCCTGTGGGACGACATGGACCACCGGCTGTGCTCCGGTGTCGAGGTGCTGCGCGAACTCGCCCGGCGCCGCGGCCGGGCCGAGGCGCTGATGCCGGTCACCTTCACCAGTACGGTCAGCGGTCCGGGCCGGGATCAGGCGCGGCCGCTCCTGCCGGGCGGGGAGCTGGTGCACGGCATCTCGCAGACGCCGCAGGTGTGGATCGACTGCCAGGTCATGGAGGACGGCGGCGGACTGCTGGCCCACTGGGACGTGCGCGAGGGCGTGTTCCCCGACGGCGTGGCCGAGGACATGTTCGCCGCCTTCGCCGGGCTGGTGCGCGAGCTGGCCGAGGGGGACGCGGGGTGGGACGCCGCCGATCCCGTGCGGCTGCCGCCGGCCCAGCGGGAGCGGCTGGCCCGGGCCAACGCCACGCAGGCGCCGCGCGCCCTCGGGCCGCTGCACGCCGAGGTCGTCGCGCAGGCCCGCCGTACCCCGGACCGGACGGCGGTCCTCACCCCCGGACGGCGCCTCGACTACGCCGAGCTGGCCGGCCGGGCGGCGGGGGTCGCCGCGGTGCTCACCGACGCGGGGACGGCCCGGGGCGAGTGTGTCGGCATCGTCATGGACAAGGGGTGGGAGCAGGTCGTCGCCGTGCTCGGCGTGCTGCTGGCGGGCGGCGCGTACCTGCCGGTCGACACCACCCAGCCGGCCCTGCGCCGTGACGCCATGCTCGCGGACGCCGGGGTGCGGACCGTGCTCACCCAGTCGTGGCTGGCCGCCGGCCTGCGGCTGCCGGACGGCATCCGGACCGTCCCCGTCGACACGACGGCACCGGCCGCCGAGGCGCCCGCGCGGGCGGCGGGCGGCCCCGACGACCTGGCGTACGTCATCCACACCTCCGGCTCCACGGGGACCCCCAAGGGGGTGATGATCAGTCACGCCGCCGCGCGCAACACGGTCGACGACGTCAACTCCCGCTTCGGCGTGGGTGCCGGGGACCGGGTCCTCGCACTCGCCCAGCTCGGCTTCGACCTGTCCGTCTACGACATCTTCGGCCCCCTCTCGGTGGGCGGTGCCGTCGTCCTGCCGGACCCCGCACGGCGCGGCGACCCCACGCACTGGGCCGATCTGATCGAGCGGTTCGGGGTGACCGTCTGGAACTCGGTGCCCGCCCAGATGCAGATGCTGCACGAGTACCTGAGGACCCAGCCCGCCGTCGACGCCGGCCGGCTGCGGCTCGCCCTGCTGTCCGGCGACTGGATCCCGGTGACCCTGCCGGAGGCGGTCCGGCGGCGCCTCCCGGGACTGCGGGTGGTCGCCCTCGGCGGGGCCACCGAGGCCGCGATCTGGTCGATCCACCACCCCGTCACCACCGTCTCCCCCGGGCAGGGCAGCATCCCGTACGGCAGACCGCTGGCCAACCAGACCGTCCGGGTGCTCGACCCGCTCATGCGGGACTGCCCCGAGCGGGTGACGGGTGAGCTGTACATCGGCGGGGCCGGCCTGGCGCTGGGCTACCTGGGCGACGCGCAGCGCACCGAGGAGCGTTTCGTCAGACACCCGCACAGCGGTGAACGGCTGTACCGCACCGGAGATCTGGGCCGCCGCGGGCCGGACGGCGAGATCGAGCTGCTGGGCCGCGCCGACGCCCAGGTGAAGCTGAACGGGCACCGGGTCGAGCCCGCCGAGGTGGAAGCGGCGCTGCGGGACCACCCGGCCGTGCACGCGGCGGCCGCGGTGGTGCGCGGCGAGGGGGCGGCCCGGACGCTCGTCGGCTTCGCCGAGCCGGCGCGCACCGCACGCCCCGCCCCGGACGCCGGTCTGCGGGAGGCGGCACGGCGGCAGGCCGAGCGGGCGGCGGGCTTCGACGAGGCACGGCAGGGCGCGGACGTCCGCGCCCTGCACGAGGCCCTCGAGGAGTCGGCGCTGCAGTCGATGCTCCTGCTGTTCCAGGACCGCGGGCTGTTCACCGGCGCGCGGGACGGGCACACCGCGCAGGAGATCGTCGAGGCGTGCGGCGCGGCCCCGCGCCACCGCCCGCTCGTACGGCGCTGGCTGGCCGCCCTCACGGCGTACGGCCGGCTGGTGCGGGACCCCGGCACGGGGGTCCACCGCCGTGCGGCGCACGTGAACGAGGAGAGCCGCGCGGCCGTGCACGCGAGGATCGACGCCCTGGAGCCGCGCGTCGGCTGGGGAGCGGAACTGATCCGCTTCCACCGCGCGTGCGAGGCGAACCTGGCGGCCCTGCTCGGCGGGGAACTCCCGCTGCGGGACCTGCTGTTCCCCGAAGGGCGGCTGGAGACGGCGGCGGCCGCCTACCGGGACAACCTGATCAGCCGGTACAACAACGCCGCGGTCGTCGAGATCGTCCGCCGGGCGGCCCGCGGCCTGCCCGGGCCGCTGCGCCTGCTGGAGATCGGGGCCGGGGTCGGCGGCACCAGCGCCGCGCTGATCCCGGAGCTGCGGGACCTGTCCGTCGACTACCGGTTCACCGACGTGTCGCCCTTCTTCCTGAACGAGGCGCAGGAGGCGTACGCGGAGCACCCGTGGGTGCGCTTCGGGCTGTTCGACCTCAACCGGGACTACCGGGCCCAGGGGTACCGGCCCAACTCGGCGGACGTCGTGCTCGCCGCGAACGTGCTGCATAACGCCGTCGACGCCGGCGAGGCGCTGCGGCGGCTGGGCGAACTGGTCGCGCCGGGGGGCTGGCTGGTCCTCGTCGAGGCCACCCGCGACACCTGCCGCGCCATGACGTCCATGGAGTTCAACGACGGGCTCACCGGCTTCACCGACGAACGCGCGCGGGACGGGGCCGCCTTCTTCACCCGCAGCCAGTGGCTGGACCTGCTGGAGCGGGCCGGCGCGGAACCGGTGGTCTGCCTCCCCGAGGAGGGCGGCGCGCTCGCGGAGATCGGCCAGGGGGTCCTCGCCGCCCGGTTCAAGGCCGACCGCGCGCCCGTGCGGCCCGCCGAGCTGCACCGCCACCTGACCGAGCGGCTGCCCGCGTACATGGTTCCGGCGGAGCTTCAGGTGGTCGACCGGATCCCGCTGACCGCGAACGGCAAGGTGGACCGCCGGAAGCTGGGCGAGTGGACGGGCGCGGTGGCGGCCGGACAGCGGCGGGAGGGCGGTGCGGCGCCCGCCGACGACCTGGAACGGGCGCTGGCGGCCCTGTGGTCGCAGGTGCTGCGGGTGCCGGCCGTCGGCCGGGACGCCGACTTCTTCGCCCTGGGCGGGGATTCGCTCCTCGTCGCCCAGCTGGTCGGCCGGATGCGGGAGCGCATTCCGCAGGCGGCCGGCATGACCTGGGACGACCTGCTGCGCGACGTGCTCAACCGGCCGACCGTGGCGGCGCTCGCCGCGCGGCTGCGGTCGGCGCGGGCGGACGGCGTCCCCGCAGGAAGCGGCTTCGCGTCGCCGCTGGTCGAGCTGGCCGCCGGACCCGGGGACGCGTCCGGCGCGGCGCCCCTGGTGCTGGTGCACGACGGCACCGGCACGGTCGCGCCCTACCGGGCTCTGGTCGCGGAGCTCGCCGGGCGGCTGCCGGTCGCCGGGCTCGTCGTCGACGACCTCGACTCCTACCTGGACACCGACCCCACGACCCTGATCGGCCGGCTCGCCGACCGCTACGCCGAGGTGCTGGCGGACCGCGGGCACACCAGGGTGCATCTCGTCGGCTACTGCATGGGCGGGCTGCTCGCCGCCGAACTGGCCGGCCGGATCACCGCGGCCGGCGGCGAGGTGACCCGGCTGTCGGTCATCAGCAGCTACCGGGTGCCCTACCTCGTCGAGGACGACCTGCTCGCCGAGTACATCTTCGCCCGCATGATGCGGGCCGACCCCGTCCGGCTCGGCTATCCCCGTGACGAGTCGGCGATCCGCGCGCTGGTCGCCGCGGTGACGGAGAAACACGACGGCGCGGTGCCGCCGGGCAGCCTGACCGAACCGGCCACCGCGCTCGGCCCGGCCGCGGCCGGGGCGCTGCGGGCGTTCGAGACCCTGGCCGCACGGCCCCGGGAGGAGCGGCTGCGCGCCATCGGCGCCGCCATGCCCCAGGAGGACGCCCGGCTGGGCTCGCCCGAGCGGCTGGCCCGGATCCACCGGGCGGTCCGGCACAGCCTGGTGGCCGTGGCCTCGCACCGCGCCACCCCGTACCGGGGGGACACCATGCTGCTCCGCCAGCTCGGCGAGGCGGAGATCTTCCCGGGCATGCACCGCGACATGGGCACCTACTGGCAGCGGGTGTGCACCGGCCGGCTCCGGCTCGTCGACGTTCCCGGGGACCACTTCACCTGTGTGCGCCCGCCGCACGCGGCCTCGGTGGCCGCCCTGCTGGCGGACGAGGACCAGGACGTCCGCGGATGA